A stretch of DNA from Rhizobacter sp.:
TACCGCCATGAGCACCGCCAGGTACAGCCCGAGCACCGCGTTCAAGGCCAGCACCGCCATGCCCGACATCCACGACGGCAGGCCACCGTACTGGTGCATGCTGATGTAGAGCCACCACGTGCCGGTGGCCCCCCAGGCAGTGGCAAAGACCCAGCCCACCAGCGCGGCACGGCCGGGGCTCGCGCGGCTGACCTGCCACACGAACCCGGCCACACACAAGATCTGCAGCCACCAGACGGCCGGGTACGCCGTGGGCAGGGCGTGCCCCACGCCAAGCAACACGGCGAGCAGGATGTCGAGCCCGAACAGCAGACCGTCGGAACGCGTGCTGCGAAGCCCCCTGCGCCGCCCGGAAGCGCTCTTGGTCGGCGCCTCGCGGTCACGCGCCATCGGTGCCCACCGCGACTTCCGGTGCTCGCGTGACCTTGAACCAGCGCACCGCGCCGCCGCGGGTGAGCATCACGGTGAAGATGAGGCTGCCGAGCGGCACCGCCTCGCCACGCCGCGGCACGCGGCCGAGCGCCTGAGCGACCAGGCCGCCGATGGTGTCGAACTCGTCTTCTGGCAGCTTGACGACGAAGGCTTCGTTGACGGCCGAGATGTCGGCATCGCCCGCCACGCGGTGGCTGCCGTCGGCCAGGGTGTAGATGCCGGTCTCGCTGCTCTTGTCGTCGAACTCGTCTTCGATCTCGCCGACGATCTCTTCCAGCACGTCTTCGATGGTGATGAGGCCGGCGGTGTTGCCGAACTCGTCGATCACCATCGCGAGGTGGTTGCGGTTGACGCGGAAGTCGCGCAGCAGCTCGTTCAGGCCCTTGGATTCGGGCACGAAGACGGCGGGGCGCAGGAGCGTGCGCAGGTTCAGCTCGGGCGCGCGCTGCAGCTTGAGCAGGTCTTTGGCCATCAGCGTGCCGATGATGTTCTCGCGCTTGCCTTCGAAGACGGGGAAGCGCGAGTGGCCGGTGTCGATCACGACTTCGAGCAACTCGTCGTAGGGGGAGTCGATGTCGAGCACGTCCATGCGGGGCGCGGCCACCATCGCATCGCCGGCCGTGAGGTCGGCCATGCGGATCACGCCTTCGAGCATCATGCGCGACTCGGGCGCGATCAGCTCGCGATGCTCGGCATCGGCCAGCGTTTCGATCAGCTCGTCTTTCGAGTCGGGGCCGGGCGAGACAAATTCGATCAGGCGCTCGAACAGGCTGCGCTTGTCGGCATGGGACGCGTGTTTGTCAGCACCCTTGGGGTATCGACTCGGGTGAGGGTCAGCCATCAGGCCGCTTTGCGGGAAGTTCGGACCCCAAAAGCTTAACTGAAGCCGCGGCCCGCGCCGGCAGATGCTTGACACATCTGGTACCTTGAACCCTTTCCCGCGGCCCCCACGTGGGGCCTTTCCATCGCCAACCCGGGTTTCATCATGAGTCTCATCCCCGCCACCATCCTCACCGGCTTCCTCGGCTCCGGAAAGACCACCTTGCTCAAGCGGGTGCTCACCGAAGCGCATGGCCAGAAGATCGCCGTGGTGGAAAACGAGTTCGGTGACGAAAACATCGACAACGAGATCCTGGTGCAAGACACCCAGGAGCAGATCATCCAGCTCAACAACGGCTGTGTCTGCTGCACGATCCGCGAAGACCTGCGCACCACCCTCTCCGACCTGGCCGCCAAGCGCCGCAAGGGCGAGCTGACGTTTGACCGCGTGGTGATCGAGACCACGGGCCTCGCCGACCCCGGCCCCGTCGCCCAGACCTTCTTCATGGACGATGAGATCGCCGAGAGCTACCTGCTCGATTCCATCCTGACGCTCGTGGATGCCAAGCACGGCAACGACCAGCTCGATTCGCGCCAGGAAGCCCGCCGCCAGATCGGCTTCGCCGACCAGATCTTCATCAGCAAGACCGACCTGGTCGACGCGGCCGCGGTGGACGACCTCACCCACCGCATCAAGCACATGAACCCCCGCGCACCGCAGCGCAAGGTGCATTTCGGCGAGGTGCCGATCGCCGAGGTGTTCGACCTGCGCGGCTTCAACCTCAACGCCAAGCTCGACATCGACCCCGATTTCCTGAAGGCCGACGACCACGATCACCACCACCATCATCACGACCATGACCACGAGCATGGCGAGCACTGCGACCACCCGCACCACCATGCGCACGACGACGACGTGAAGTCCTTCGTCTTCCGCTCCGAGAAGCCCTTCAACCCGGCCAAGCTGGAAGATTTCCTCGGGGCGATCGTGCAGGTCTACGGGCCGAAGATGCTGCGCTACAAGGGTGTTCTCTATATGAGGGGGTCGGACAAGAAGGTCATCTTCCAGGGCGTGCACCAGCTGATGGGCAGCGACCTCGGGCCGGCCTGGGCCAAGGGCGAGAAGAAGCAGAGCAAGCTGGTCTTCATCGGGGTCGACCTGCCGCGCGAGATCCTCGAACAGGGCCTGGAGCAGTGCTTGGCCTGAGGCCCATCGCCTCAGGAAAAAGGGCTCGGAAGATGCACTTTGACCGGCAAACAACGTGGCTACAATCCGCGGCGCCCAAAACGGGGCTGCTGGCCAACCCAGGGCCCTGCAGAGCGGGTATAACCGCCGTTGCGAGGAGACTTCAGTGACCAAGACCCCGGTGAAGCGTCCCACTCCCACCAAGCCAGCGGCCAAAAAGCCAGCGCCGGCCGCCAAGAAGCCGGCCCCGAAAGCTGCGGCACCCGCGAGCAAGACCTCCGCCAAACCGGCCGCTCCTTCCAAGGCCAGCAAGACCTCCAAGGCCCCGGCCAAGGCTCCCGCCAAAACTCTCAAACCCGCCACCAAGACCCCTCCGGCCCCTGCAGCGAAGCCCGTCGCGAAGTCCGTCGCAAAACCTGCTGCGACACCGGCACCGAAGCCGGCACCCGTGAAAGCCGCTGCGCCCGCCAAGTCGGCGGTCAAGGCACCTGCAGCACCGGAAACCGTCAAGCCCCTCACCGTGACCAAGACAGCCGTACCCGCCCCTCCCGCCGAACCGCCCAAGCCCGCCAGAACAGCGCAGCCCAAGATGTCGGCCGCTGCGCGCGCTTCCGCCGCAGCCTCCACCCCGGCCCCGGTGCCGCCCGCCACGTCTCGCTTCGCAGACCGATTCGCGCCTCCGCGCCCTCCGGCCCGCATGGTCGACCCGATCCTGGCCGATGCCGTCAAGGCACCGCAGAAGTCCGACCCCAAGCTGGCCAACGCCTGGAAGTCGAAGTCGGGCCGCGAGTTGACGGAGGCCGAAGTGCTGGCCATGCCCGACTCGGAATACATGAACGAGAAGCAGCTGGAGTTCTTCCGCGTCAAGCTGCAGACGCTCAAGGACGACCTGCTCAGCAACGCCGGTGAAACCACCGAGCACCTGCGCGAAGACACGACCATCGTGCCCGACCCGGCCGACCGCGCCACCATCGAGGAAGAACACGCCCTTGAGCTGCGCACCCGCGACCGCGAGCGCAAGCTCCTGAAGAAGATCTCGCAGTCGCTGGCCCGCATCGACGCCGGTGACTATGGGTTCTGCGATGAAACCGGCGAGCCGATCGGCTTGGGCCGCCTCATCGCCCGCCCGACCGCTACACTGTCCCTCGAAGCCCAGCAACGGCGCGAGCTGAAACAGAAGATGTTCGGCGACTGATCTCGCCGCGCGACAGTCTTTTCTCATGGCGGATTCGAAAGACAGCAACAGCTTCTTCCGTAAGGTAGTCAAGTTCGTGGCCAACCCGGCCACCGACTGGGCGCAACTCGGCACGCCTGCGGAAGATGCTCGCGAAAGCGAATACGCCAAGTCCGAACTCAAGGCGATGATCGAGCGCAAGCGGCGAAACGACTTCGTCCGCAAGCGCGAGTTCGACATGCTGCGCAAGGTGCGCCGCGAAGGCCTGACCGGCGAGCAGCTCGCCGCGCTCGGCGGCTCGTCGCGCCTCGACGACTCCGAAGCCCGCATGCCCGAGTCGGGCGCCAAGCAGGACAGCGGCGTCAAGGCGAAGATCGACGAGATCGAGCAGCAGATGGTGGGCGACGGCCTCGCCTCGCCCTCGCCGCGCCGCACGCCCCAGTTCTACGAAGCGCCCACCCAGCCGGCGGCGATGGGCTATGCCCGCACGCAGCCCGACGAAGGTGGCGCACCACCCGCGGCCGAGCCACGCCCCGCCCCCGCCCGCCCAGCCGCGGCGCCGGTGGCGGCTGCTGCCCCGATGCAGCCCACGATGGCCCCGCTCGACCTCGATGCCGGCACTGGCAGCCAGTTCGCCGAGCTGAGCGAGGTGGCCCACGACCCCGAGCTCGACGAAGCCGTCATCGCGTTTGCCAACGCCGACTTCGAACTGTGCGAACAGTCCCTCGCCGGTCTCACGGGCCAGGGTGGCCCGCGCGCCCAGCACGCCGAGACCTGGCTCGCCCTCTTCGACCTCTACCGTGCGATCGGCCAGCAGCACAAGTTCGAGAGCCTCGCCATCGACTACGCGCAGGCCTTCGGCTGGTCGGCACCGCAGTGGTTCTCGATGCCCAAGATGGTGGCCGAAGCCGCGAGCGAAGAGCGCCAGCCGCGCACGCGTGTCGATGGCCAGGTCGGCTGGGTGTGCCCCGCCGCGCTCGATGCCGAAGCCGTGGCCAAGCTGCGCTCGCAGACGCTGCAGATGCCGCTGCCCTGGGTGTTCGACTGGAGCGGCCTGAAGAGCATCGACGTGGAAGGCGCAGCGCGCCTGTCCGAGCTCTTCCGCACCTGGATGCCACAGCAGCTCGACATGCGCTGGCTGAGCGGCGAGCGCCTGCTGGAAGTGATTCAAGACGCCGCACCCACCGGCGTGCGCGATGCCGACCCGGTCTACTGGCAGCTGCGCCTCGACGTGCTGCGCATCGCCAACCGCCCCGACCAGTTCGACGAAGCGGCCATCGACTACTGCGTAACCTACGAGGTGTCGCCCCCGTCGTGGGAGCCGGCGACCTGCCAGGCGCGCATCAGCGGGGCGTCGGTGAGCACGCAGTCGCCGCCGATGTCGGTGGTGAGCGATGTGTCGACCACCTTCCAGGAGTCGCAGATCATCGATGAGCCGGGTGTCGTCGAGGTGGCTCGCGTGGAACTCTCGGGCCAGCTGGTGGGCGACATCAGCGCCACCTTGACCAAGATGAACAACGAGCTGGGCACCGCCAGCATCGTCACCGTGTCGTGCGCCAAGCTGATCCGCGTCGACTTCATCGCCGCCGGCGACCTGCTCAACTGGGTGCTGGCACGCCGCAGCGAGAACCGCACGGTGCAATTTGCCGATTCGCATCGTCTCGTCGCCCTCTTCTTTGGCGCGATGGGCATCAACGAGCACGCCAAGGTCAAAGTCAGGGTGGTTTAGCCCCCCAGTCGCTCCCGCTCCTGCCCCCAAGGGGCGCCACCCATCGGGCCGGGAAACCCGTCCCTTGGGCGTGGCTTGATAAGCACCTCGCTTCGCTCGTGCGATGTTCTGCTTGAATCGGCACGAATCACCCGAATCTCATACACCATGGACCAATATCACGGCACGACCATCCTGAGCGTGCGCCGCGGCAATGTCGTCGCACTCGGCGGCGACGGCCAGGTGACCCTCGGCAACGTGGTCGTCAAAGCGACGGCCCGCAAGGTGCGCAAGCTCTACCGCGACCAGGTGCTCGCAGGCTTTGCCGGCGCCACCGCCGACGCCTTCACCCTCTTCGAGCGCTTCGAGGCCAAGCTCGAAAAACACCAGGGCCACCTGGTGCGCGCGGCCATCGAGCTGACCAAGGACTGGCGCACCGACCGCGTGCTGCGCCGCCTGGAAGCGATGCTCGCCGTCGCCGACAAAGAGGCCTCGCTCATCATCACCGGCAACGGCGATGTGCTGGAACCGGAGAAGGGCATCGTCGCGATCGGCTCGGGCGGCTCGTATGCCCAGGCCTCGGCCATCGCGCTGCTGGAGCACACGTCGCTCGCACCGAAAGACATCGTGAAGCGCTCGCTGGAAATCGCCGGCGACCTCTGCATCTACACCAACCAGAACCACATCATCGAGACCCTCGGGGACACGGCATGAGCTTCAACATGACCCCGCAAGAGATCGTCTCCGAACTCGACCGCCACATCGTCGGCCAGGCCGCGGCCAAGCGCTCGGTCGCGATTGCGCTGCGCAACCGCTGGCGCCGCCAGCAGGTCGACGAAACGCTGCGCGGCGAGATCACGCCGAAGAACATCCTGATGATCGGACCGACCGGCGTCGGCAAGACCGAGATCGCACGCCGCCTGGCGAAGCTCGCCGATGCGCCTTTCATCAA
This window harbors:
- a CDS encoding CBS domain-containing protein, producing MADPHPSRYPKGADKHASHADKRSLFERLIEFVSPGPDSKDELIETLADAEHRELIAPESRMMLEGVIRMADLTAGDAMVAAPRMDVLDIDSPYDELLEVVIDTGHSRFPVFEGKRENIIGTLMAKDLLKLQRAPELNLRTLLRPAVFVPESKGLNELLRDFRVNRNHLAMVIDEFGNTAGLITIEDVLEEIVGEIEDEFDDKSSETGIYTLADGSHRVAGDADISAVNEAFVVKLPEDEFDTIGGLVAQALGRVPRRGEAVPLGSLIFTVMLTRGGAVRWFKVTRAPEVAVGTDGA
- a CDS encoding GTP-binding protein codes for the protein MSLIPATILTGFLGSGKTTLLKRVLTEAHGQKIAVVENEFGDENIDNEILVQDTQEQIIQLNNGCVCCTIREDLRTTLSDLAAKRRKGELTFDRVVIETTGLADPGPVAQTFFMDDEIAESYLLDSILTLVDAKHGNDQLDSRQEARRQIGFADQIFISKTDLVDAAAVDDLTHRIKHMNPRAPQRKVHFGEVPIAEVFDLRGFNLNAKLDIDPDFLKADDHDHHHHHHDHDHEHGEHCDHPHHHAHDDDVKSFVFRSEKPFNPAKLEDFLGAIVQVYGPKMLRYKGVLYMRGSDKKVIFQGVHQLMGSDLGPAWAKGEKKQSKLVFIGVDLPREILEQGLEQCLA
- the dksA gene encoding RNA polymerase-binding protein DksA, giving the protein MKRPTPTKPAAKKPAPAAKKPAPKAAAPASKTSAKPAAPSKASKTSKAPAKAPAKTLKPATKTPPAPAAKPVAKSVAKPAATPAPKPAPVKAAAPAKSAVKAPAAPETVKPLTVTKTAVPAPPAEPPKPARTAQPKMSAAARASAAASTPAPVPPATSRFADRFAPPRPPARMVDPILADAVKAPQKSDPKLANAWKSKSGRELTEAEVLAMPDSEYMNEKQLEFFRVKLQTLKDDLLSNAGETTEHLREDTTIVPDPADRATIEEEHALELRTRDRERKLLKKISQSLARIDAGDYGFCDETGEPIGLGRLIARPTATLSLEAQQRRELKQKMFGD
- the hslV gene encoding ATP-dependent protease subunit HslV, whose protein sequence is MDQYHGTTILSVRRGNVVALGGDGQVTLGNVVVKATARKVRKLYRDQVLAGFAGATADAFTLFERFEAKLEKHQGHLVRAAIELTKDWRTDRVLRRLEAMLAVADKEASLIITGNGDVLEPEKGIVAIGSGGSYAQASAIALLEHTSLAPKDIVKRSLEIAGDLCIYTNQNHIIETLGDTA